One stretch of Buteo buteo chromosome Z, bButBut1.hap1.1, whole genome shotgun sequence DNA includes these proteins:
- the PSTPIP2 gene encoding proline-serine-threonine phosphatase-interacting protein 2, whose product MRETKFRDHFWSTDLTSTVGYDSIIQHLNDGRKNCKEFEDFLKERAIIEEKYGKELINLSKKKPCGQTELNTLKRSLDVFKQQIDNVGQGHIQLAQILREEAKKMEDFREKQKLHRKKIELIMEAIHKNRNLQYKKTMEAKRLYEQRCRDKDEAEQAVHRNANLVTQKQQEKLFLKLAQTKSALEDSDRSYQQSVTTLEKIREEWQKEHIKACEFFETQECERINYFRNALWLHVNQLSQDCVQNDEKYEEIRKSLELCSIEKDIDFFVNLRKTGSLAPAPVVYENYYNTQRNATPVRSPVPVPISRRGPLPTPTSAPGEPDYATVDGYSLIHH is encoded by the exons ATGCGGGAGACGAAGTTCAGGGATCACTTTTGG agtaCAGATCTGACGAGCACAGTTGGCTACGACAGCATCATTCAACATCTGAATGACGGCAGGAAGAACTGCAAGGAGTTTGAAGACTTTCTGAAGGAAAG GGCaattatagaagaaaaatatggcaAAGAGCTCATTAATTTGTCGAAGAAGAAGCCCTGCGGGCAGACAGAACTGAA CACTCTGAAGAGATCCCTGGATGTTTTCAAGCAAC aaatagACAATGTGGGACAAGGTCACATCCAGCTGGCGCAAATCCTTCgggaggaagcaaagaaaatggaggacttcagggaaaagcaaaaactgcATCGGAAAAAG ATAGAGCTGATAATGGAGGCGATTCACAAAAATAGGAATTTGCAGTACAAGAAGACCATGGAG GCCAAGCGGCTCTACGAGCAGCGCTGCAGGGATAAGGACGAGGCGGAACAGGCTGTGCATCGCAACGCAAACCTGGtgacacagaagcagcaggagaag CTGTTCCTGAAGCTGGCTCAGACAAAATCGGCTCTGGAGGACTCTG ACAGGAGTTACCAGCAGAGCGTTACCACACTGGAGAAGATCCGGGAAGAATGGCAGAAAGAACACATCAAAGCTTGCGAG TTCTTTGAGACTCAGGAGTGCGAGCGGATCAACTACTTCCGCAACGCCCTCTGGCTTCACGTCAACCAGCTCTCCCAGGACTGCGTCCAGAATGATGAG AAATATGAGGAAATCCGCAAGAGTTTAGAACTGTGCAGCATTGAGAAGgatattgatttttttgtaaatttgcGCAAAACTGGAAGTTTGGCCCCAG CTCCTGTTGTTTATGAAAACTACTATaatacacagagaaatgcaaCTCCTGTGAGAAGTCCAGTTCCTGTACCTATATCAAG gAGGGGACCTCTACCCACCCCGACCAGCGCTCCAG GTGAGCCTGATTACGCCACAGTTGACGGCTACAGCTTGATACATCACTAA